One window of Papilio machaon chromosome 18, ilPapMach1.1, whole genome shotgun sequence genomic DNA carries:
- the LOC106714334 gene encoding uncharacterized protein LOC106714334: MTFHWLFLTCWCVGGARLQYVSSSGSGTDALIDNFDSAISYPQLPFAAYYNLPARNEFDYINDVPITDPHTQYYENDDNPTTDLKRNRRMVDYDNAGREGNWPPNVAAIADIDKTAYGPEEDKEDNGVMIQNISNIPDENAREFSLVNDFEKKNFSPWGGKRDKANIEHMWTWKRAANVREPNMPKRVRFSPWGGKRSGQMVYKSGTKGTKFIFSTTVPELTRIVTNYSPNSKRLDLRGFQFVPSVDKRHPIKILALSTKVHDRALREALPYKSFMESLPRVFKPGHTYSDVTLKTDGKRKVKFSAWGGKRSPPIIGPIWTPAPQNVKESTLDAILVIRNNPDQTQLLTNPKQI; encoded by the coding sequence ATGACGTTTCATTGGCTCTTCCTAACGTGCTGGTGTGTTGGCGGTGCGCGGCTGCAGTACGTCAGCAGCAGCGGCTCCGGCACCGACGCCTTGATCGATAACTTCGATTCCGCAATCTCATACCCTCAGCTTCCCTTCGCAGCATACTACAACCTTCCAGCCCGGAATGAATTCGACTACATCAACGACGTACCCATCACCGACCCTCACACGCAGTACTACGAAAACGATGACAATCCAACGACCGATCTTAAAAGAAATCGACGGATGGTTGATTACGATAACGCCGGGAGAGAAGGCAACTGGCCTCCTAACGTAGCCGCCATTGCGGACATAGACAAAACGGCGTACGGCCCCGAGGAAGACAAAGAGGATAATGGCGTCATGATACAAAACATCTCCAATATCCCCGATGAAAATGCTCGAGAATTCAGTCTAGTTAATGATTTTGAAAAGAAGAACTTCAGTCCATGGGGAGGGAAGAGAGACAAGGCGAACATCGAGCACATGTGGACGTGGAAGCGCGCGGCGAACGTTCGAGAGCCGAACATGCCAAAACGAGTGCGCTTCAGTCCCTGGGGCGGGAAACGGAGCGGACAAATGGTCTACAAATCGGGAACTAAAGGAACCAAATTCATCTTTTCGACTACGGTGCCCGAACTCACGCGTATTGTGACAAATTATTCTCCGAATAGTAAGAGGTTGGATTTAAGAGGATTCCAGTTCGTTCCATCGGTGGACAAACGGCATCCTATCAAGATCTTGGCGCTGAGTACTAAGGTTCATGATCGTGCGCTCCGAGAAGCCCTTCCTTATAAGAGCTTTATGGAGAGTCTCCCGCGGGTATTCAAGCCTGGCCACACGTACTCAGATGTCACATTAAAAACTGACGGCAAAAGGAAAGTGAAATTTAGCGCTTGGGGAGGAAAACGATCTCCACCCATCATAGGTCCGATCTGGACTCCGGCACCTCAGAATGTTAAGGAATCAACTCTTGATGCAATTCTCGTTATCCGAAATAACCCAGACCAAACGCAGTTGTTAACTAACCCGAAGCAAATTTAA
- the LOC106714332 gene encoding putative peptidyl-prolyl cis-trans isomerase dodo isoform X2 has protein sequence MSNQEESPLPEGWEMRTSRSTGMTYFLNIYTKKSQWERPEAPADAGEIRCRHILVKHAESRRPSSWREESITRTKEEALEQLKTYRKQIVGNEATFVDLATKFSDCSSAKRGGDLGMFKRGQMQAPFEEEAFKLKVGQLSKPVETDSGFHIILRTM, from the coding sequence ATGTCAAACCAAGAGGAATCGCCTTTACCCGAGGGCTGGGAGATGAGAACGAGTCGGTCGACGGGCATGACGTACTTTCTCAACATCTACACGAAGAAGTCTCAGTGGGAGAGACCTGAGGCACCAGCTGACGCTGGAGAAATCCGTTGCAGGCACATACTGGTGAAACATGCTGAAAGTCGTCGTCCATCGTCGTGGCGCGAGGAATCCATCACGAGAACTAAAGAAGAAGCTTTAGAACAGTTAAAAACTTACCGTAAGCAGATTGTTGGCAATGAAGCCACATTTGTTGATCTTGCAACAAAATTTTCCGATTGCTCATCTGCCAAACGGGGTGGAGACCTCGGAATGTTCAAGCGTGGACAAATGCAAGCACCATTTGAAGAGGAGGCTTTCAAACTTAAAGTTGGTCAGTTAAGTAAGCCAGTAGAAACAGATTCTggttttcatattattttaagaactATGTAA
- the LOC106714332 gene encoding COMM domain-containing protein 4 isoform X1: MKFKFCSEGDCPLWALAALHALGGLPAQLFRTLLHHITEEQPDDGIMEILKNTNLSSRDESARAAAVIRWTLQQAQRCGCSGVQLARDLLVLGVPRAHAAAFAEAADNTREAYVENAREKAFIVNELTDITTAPGPDGTIDVVKVTFHSDEVFSGEQRITDLLVDKSMLKTMLEELKIARKKMEEINSEVN; the protein is encoded by the exons ATG AAATTCAAGTTCTGCTCTGAGGGAGACTGCCCGCTGTGGGCGTTGGCAGCGCTGCACGCGCTCGGCGGCCTACCCGCACAACTCTTCAGGACCCTGCTGCATCATATCACCGAGGAACAACCG GACGATGGCATCATGGAGATATTAAAGAACACCAACTTAT CGTCTCGCGATGAGAGTGCGCGCGCAGCAGCAGTGATCCGCTGGACGCTACAGCAGGCGCAGCGCTGCGGCTGCAGCGGCGTGCAGCTGGCACGAGACCTGCTAGTGCTGGGAGTGCCGCGCGCGCACGCCGCTGCATTCGCTGAGGCCGCGGATAATACACGTGAAGCATACGTTGAGAATGCTCGAGAAAAAGCTTTTATTG tGAATGAACTAACAGACATTACTACAGCCCCAGGTCCTGATGGGACAATAGATGTTGTTAAAGTGACGTTTCATTCTGACGAAGTGTTCAGCGGAGAACAGAGGATTACAGATCTCTTAGTTGATAAGTCTATGTTGAAAACTATGCTCGAAGAGTTGAAGATTGCAAGAAAGAAAATGGAGGAAATTAATTCAGAAGTAAATTAA